GAATACCACTAAAAATAGCCATTCTCCGAACCATTCTTTTACTTACTTCTTCAGGAATTTCCTTTAAAGATGCTTCTTGCTTTTTGTTCCTTTTCACAGTCTCTGGAGTAGGCTTGACACTGTTTTGGGATTTGTTTTCAGTAGGGGGTTTTTTTTCTACTTTTTCTTTTTTGCTTTTCGGCTCAAAGGGTAATGGTTTTCTTTCTGAAGGAGATGGCATAATTGATATATTTCTTTTTTAATTCCTATTTTTAACCACGAATACCTAATTTTTTGATTAAATCTTGGTATCCTTGGGGATCTTTTCTCTTGATATATCCTAACAAACGTTTACGTTTACCAATGATCTTTAAAAGACCACGGCGGGAGGAATGATCTTTTTTGTTAACCTTGAGATGTTCGGTTAATTGGCTGATTCTGGCACTTAGTAGGGCAACCTGTAGGGCTGAAGATCCTGTGTCGGTTTCATGGGCTTGAAATTGACCGATAATTTCTTGTTTTTTCTCTTGGGTTAAACTCATTTTTCCTAATATTTTTGAAACTGCAACCTATAATTATATCATAATCAGGGGAACAGGGAACGGGCAATGGGCAATAGCTCAGGTGTTAGGTTTTAGGTTGAAGTATCTATATTTTCAGGTTTTAAGGATATTGAGTAAGTTTATTTTGTTTAGGGCTATGTATGGTTTTCTTTATTACCTTGCAATTATAAGCCATTCAACTAATGTAAAATCAATGGTGTTTTAGGATTTTTTTTAGGTTATGCGTATATTTATCAGTACGGGGGAAGTGTCGGGAGATTTACAAGGGGGGCTTTTGACGGAGTCTTTGTTGGGGCTAGGTAAATCTTTGGGATTGGAGATGGAAATCAGTGGTTTGGGGGGGCAAAAAATGGCGACGGCGGGGGTTAATTTGATTGCGGATACCACTGCCATTGGCTCGGTGGGTTTATTGGAATCTTTACCTTTTATTATTCCTACTTGGCGGGTGCAACGGTTGGCAAAAAAACATTTGCGGGAAAACTTGCCTGATGTGGTGGTATTGATTGATTATTTGGGGCCTAATTTGAGTATTGGTTCTTTTTTGAAAGATAATTTTCCTGATATTCCTATTATTTGGTACATTGCACCGCAGTTTTGGGTATGGACTCCCATGGAACAAAATGTTAATCAATTGGTCAATGTAACTGATCGGTTATTGGCTATTTTTCCTCAGGAGGCAAAGTTTTATGAAGATAAGGGGGTATCTAGTACCTATGTGGGTCATCC
The genomic region above belongs to Cyanobacterium stanieri LEGE 03274 and contains:
- the rpsO gene encoding 30S ribosomal protein S15, producing the protein MSLTQEKKQEIIGQFQAHETDTGSSALQVALLSARISQLTEHLKVNKKDHSSRRGLLKIIGKRKRLLGYIKRKDPQGYQDLIKKLGIRG